Proteins from a genomic interval of Salinarchaeum sp. Harcht-Bsk1:
- a CDS encoding cob(I)yrinic acid a,c-diamide adenosyltransferase, producing the protein MKIYTGRGDEGMTDLRDMSRVSKTSPRIEAYGTVDELNAVVGTVRPSAFEDVEEALAAVQNHLHVVQADFANPDPDEDDPIVREEHADELEAWIDEFQEELEPLESFILPGGSEEGAKLHQARAVSRRAERRAVDFASKEGANEAAMVYLNRLSDLLFVMARLVNQREGVEEENPTY; encoded by the coding sequence ATGAAGATCTACACCGGCCGCGGCGACGAGGGGATGACCGACCTCAGGGACATGTCCCGCGTCTCGAAGACCAGCCCCCGGATCGAGGCCTACGGCACGGTCGACGAACTCAACGCCGTCGTCGGGACGGTCCGTCCCTCCGCGTTCGAGGACGTCGAGGAGGCCCTCGCCGCGGTCCAGAACCACCTCCACGTCGTGCAGGCCGACTTCGCGAACCCCGATCCCGACGAGGACGATCCGATCGTGCGGGAAGAACACGCCGACGAACTCGAAGCGTGGATCGACGAGTTTCAGGAGGAGCTGGAGCCCCTGGAATCGTTCATTTTGCCTGGGGGAAGCGAGGAGGGCGCGAAGTTGCATCAAGCGCGAGCCGTGAGTCGGCGGGCCGAGCGCCGTGCCGTGGACTTCGCATCGAAGGAGGGCGCCAACGAGGCCGCGATGGTGTACCTGAACCGGCTCTCCGATCTCCTGTTCGTAATGGCCCGGCTGGTCAATCAGCGCGAGGGCGTCGAAGAGGAGAACCCGACGTACTAG
- a CDS encoding 2-oxo acid dehydrogenase subunit E2, giving the protein MNGGDDRIEPLSPRRRGTVDYMRMAGRRSNVHGLVEVDVTDARAAIDDAEAETGEPLSFTAFVVSCLARAIEDHPDVNAYRDWRGRVHVFEDVDVNVLVETTIDGEQVGVPHVLRRANERSVRSIHDEIRSAQASSDPTNLSWAGRIALRLPGPIRRLVWRLPQVFPRRWKRLAGTVAVTSVGMFGAGGGWAISPTNYTVQLTVGGIDEKPRFVDGELRNREILDLTVTVDHDVVDGAAAARFGGRLRELLEDAHGLDPPEDA; this is encoded by the coding sequence ATGAACGGCGGCGACGACCGGATCGAGCCGCTGTCGCCTCGCCGTCGCGGGACGGTCGACTACATGCGGATGGCCGGCCGGCGGAGCAACGTCCACGGGCTCGTCGAGGTCGACGTCACGGACGCGAGAGCGGCGATCGACGACGCGGAGGCCGAGACGGGCGAGCCCCTCTCGTTCACCGCCTTCGTCGTCTCCTGTCTCGCCCGGGCGATCGAGGACCATCCCGACGTCAACGCGTACCGGGACTGGCGCGGGCGGGTGCACGTCTTCGAGGACGTCGACGTGAACGTGCTGGTCGAGACGACGATCGACGGCGAGCAGGTCGGCGTGCCCCACGTGCTCCGGCGCGCGAACGAGCGGTCCGTCCGGTCGATCCACGACGAGATCCGGAGCGCGCAGGCGTCCTCGGACCCGACGAACCTCTCCTGGGCCGGCAGGATCGCACTCCGACTTCCGGGTCCGATTCGCCGGCTCGTCTGGCGGCTCCCGCAGGTGTTCCCCCGGCGCTGGAAGCGCCTGGCGGGCACGGTCGCCGTGACCTCCGTCGGGATGTTCGGGGCGGGCGGCGGCTGGGCGATCAGCCCGACGAACTACACCGTGCAGTTGACCGTCGGCGGGATCGACGAGAAGCCGCGATTCGTCGACGGCGAACTCCGGAACCGCGAAATCCTCGACCTCACCGTGACCGTCGACCACGACGTCGTCGACGGTGCGGCCGCGGCCCGGTTCGGGGGGCGGCTGCGCGAACTGCTGGAGGACGCCCATGGACTGGATCCGCCGGAGGACGCGTGA
- a CDS encoding S49 family peptidase, producing the protein MNDTLSGLLGFAITMLVAGITAAAGIVLFWYLPASGTELVGILLAVVVTVGGLRLGRSIADDALSPYDVAEVGVEGPIVREDGGSPLPTAPSAADADEIVEQIERADDDGAVDALLLHLNTPGGEVVPSEDVRAAAEAFDGPTVAYTTDLCASGGMWIASGCDELWAREGSIVGSVGVRFSQLRFDEFAEETGINYEGIVSGEYKDAVSAPFKPLEDDEREYLQGLSDAWYEQFVERVADATDLDEQAVRDTEAKVYLGSDAAAVGFVDELGDRDAVEAAVAEDLDTSEVTVERFEPQRSFPRRLQGGAATLAYAFGAGLASVVSGDRPEMR; encoded by the coding sequence ATGAACGACACGCTCTCCGGACTCCTCGGGTTCGCGATCACGATGCTCGTCGCGGGAATCACGGCCGCCGCGGGCATCGTGCTCTTCTGGTACCTCCCGGCCTCGGGCACGGAGCTCGTCGGCATCCTGCTCGCGGTCGTCGTGACGGTGGGCGGTTTGCGGCTCGGTCGCTCGATCGCGGACGACGCACTCTCGCCGTACGACGTCGCCGAGGTCGGCGTCGAGGGGCCGATCGTCCGGGAGGACGGCGGCTCACCGCTGCCCACCGCGCCGTCGGCCGCGGACGCCGACGAGATCGTCGAGCAGATCGAGCGCGCGGACGACGACGGCGCGGTCGACGCACTCCTGCTCCACCTCAACACGCCCGGCGGCGAGGTGGTGCCCAGCGAGGACGTTCGCGCGGCCGCCGAGGCCTTCGACGGCCCCACCGTGGCCTACACCACGGATCTCTGCGCGAGCGGCGGGATGTGGATCGCGAGCGGCTGCGACGAACTATGGGCCCGGGAGGGATCGATCGTCGGCTCTGTCGGCGTCCGCTTCTCCCAGCTCCGCTTCGACGAGTTCGCCGAGGAGACGGGCATCAACTACGAGGGGATCGTCTCCGGCGAGTACAAGGACGCCGTCAGCGCGCCGTTCAAACCGCTGGAGGACGACGAGCGAGAGTACCTCCAGGGGCTCTCGGACGCGTGGTACGAGCAGTTCGTCGAGCGGGTCGCCGACGCGACGGACCTCGACGAGCAGGCCGTCAGGGACACCGAGGCGAAGGTCTACCTCGGGAGCGACGCGGCGGCGGTGGGCTTCGTCGACGAACTGGGCGACCGCGACGCCGTGGAAGCCGCGGTCGCCGAGGACCTCGACACCTCCGAGGTCACGGTCGAGCGCTTCGAGCCCCAGCGCTCCTTCCCCCGCCGTCTCCAGGGCGGCGCTGCGACGCTCGCCTACGCCTTCGGCGCCGGCCTCGCGAGCGTCGTGTCCGGCGACCGGCCGGAGATGCGATAG
- the alaS gene encoding alanine--tRNA ligase encodes MSDLEEEYRLDYFAEEDFVRRECVECGDHFWTRDHDRETCGEPPCETYTFIDDPGFAEEYTLEEMREAFLSFFEEHGHERIDPYPVAANRWRDDVLLTQASIYDFQPLVTSGETPPPANPLCISQPCIRMQDIDNVGTTGRHTMAFEMMAHHAFNAREDIEDAEQYAYEGEVYWKDRTVELCEEFFASLGADRERITYIEDPWVGGGNAGPAIEVIYEGAELATLVFMSMTQDPDGEYELKDGNRYAPMDTYVVDTGYGLERWTWVSQGTPTVYEAIYPDQIAFLKDNAGIELTDEEAQIVHDAAALAGNMDIDEAEDLEAARDEIAAEVGVDVADLEALMEPLETIYAIADHCRTLAYMFGDEIVPSNVGTGYLARMVLRRTKRLVDEVGVDAPLDELVDMQAERLGYENRDHIRDVVRTEVEKYRETLERGRRRVEDLAAEHAEAGEPIPTEELVELYDSHGIQPDMVEDIAEAQGADVDVPEDFYGQVAARHDQETGGISAADADERFADLPATEKLYYDDQQGTEFEAVVLDVFERQEGYDVVLDQTMFYPEGGGQPPDHGTLASDDRTVDVTDVQIEDGVIRHRTDGELDKGDMVRGKIDVDRRRQLMRNHTATHAVIHAARQVLGDHLRQAGAQKGVDSSRIDVAHYARISREEVKRIESVANDLVMANVPVSQEWLHRNDAEAEYGFDLYQGGVPPGEEIRIVTVDADVQACGGTHVARTGDVGAIKIRSTERVQDGVERLIFSAGTAAIEATQETEDALYETADALDVDPQAAPETAARFFEEWKERGKRIEELQEELAAARAAGGDDDAVEIEVGDATAVIRRIDADMDELRATANALVEDGQIAVLGSGAEGAQFVVGVPDGSAVNAGEVVSQLAGRVGGGGGGPPDFAQGGGPDGEKLDDALADAPDILQAVVDA; translated from the coding sequence ATGAGCGACCTCGAGGAGGAGTACCGCCTCGACTACTTCGCGGAGGAGGACTTCGTCCGCCGCGAGTGCGTCGAGTGTGGCGACCACTTCTGGACGCGCGATCACGACCGCGAGACGTGCGGCGAGCCGCCCTGCGAGACGTACACCTTCATCGACGACCCCGGCTTCGCCGAGGAGTACACCCTGGAGGAGATGCGCGAGGCCTTCCTCTCCTTCTTCGAGGAGCACGGCCACGAGCGCATCGACCCCTACCCCGTCGCCGCGAACCGCTGGCGCGACGACGTCCTGCTCACGCAGGCATCGATCTACGACTTCCAGCCGCTGGTCACGTCGGGCGAGACGCCGCCGCCGGCGAACCCGCTGTGCATCAGCCAGCCCTGCATCCGGATGCAGGACATCGACAACGTCGGGACGACGGGGCGGCACACGATGGCCTTCGAGATGATGGCCCACCACGCGTTCAACGCCCGGGAGGATATCGAGGACGCGGAGCAGTACGCTTACGAGGGCGAGGTCTACTGGAAGGACCGGACCGTCGAACTCTGCGAGGAGTTCTTCGCGTCACTCGGCGCGGATCGCGAGCGGATCACCTACATCGAGGATCCGTGGGTCGGCGGCGGCAACGCCGGGCCGGCGATCGAGGTCATCTACGAGGGCGCGGAGCTCGCGACGCTCGTCTTCATGTCGATGACGCAGGATCCCGACGGCGAGTACGAACTCAAGGACGGGAATCGCTACGCCCCGATGGACACCTACGTCGTCGACACCGGCTACGGCCTCGAGCGCTGGACCTGGGTCAGCCAGGGCACGCCGACGGTCTACGAGGCGATCTACCCCGACCAGATCGCATTCCTCAAGGACAACGCCGGGATCGAACTCACCGACGAGGAGGCCCAGATCGTCCACGACGCCGCCGCGCTCGCCGGCAATATGGACATCGACGAGGCCGAGGACCTCGAGGCCGCACGCGACGAGATCGCCGCCGAGGTCGGCGTCGACGTCGCCGACCTCGAGGCGCTGATGGAACCCCTCGAGACGATCTACGCGATCGCGGACCACTGCCGCACGCTCGCCTACATGTTCGGCGACGAGATCGTCCCATCGAACGTCGGCACCGGCTACCTCGCGCGGATGGTCCTCCGCCGCACGAAGCGGCTCGTGGACGAGGTCGGCGTCGACGCGCCGCTCGACGAACTCGTCGACATGCAGGCCGAGCGTCTGGGCTACGAGAACCGCGACCACATCCGCGACGTCGTCCGCACGGAGGTCGAGAAGTACCGCGAGACGCTGGAGCGGGGCCGCCGCCGCGTCGAGGACCTGGCCGCCGAGCACGCCGAGGCCGGCGAGCCGATCCCGACCGAGGAGCTCGTCGAGCTCTACGACTCCCACGGCATCCAGCCGGACATGGTCGAGGACATCGCCGAGGCCCAGGGCGCCGACGTCGACGTGCCCGAGGACTTCTACGGCCAGGTCGCCGCTCGTCACGACCAGGAGACCGGCGGTATCTCCGCCGCGGACGCCGACGAGCGCTTCGCGGACCTCCCGGCCACGGAGAAACTCTACTACGACGACCAGCAGGGCACGGAGTTCGAGGCCGTCGTCCTCGACGTGTTCGAGCGCCAGGAGGGCTACGACGTCGTGCTCGACCAGACGATGTTCTATCCCGAGGGCGGTGGCCAGCCGCCGGACCACGGCACGCTCGCCTCGGACGACCGCACCGTGGACGTGACCGACGTGCAGATCGAGGACGGCGTGATCCGCCACCGGACCGACGGCGAACTCGACAAGGGCGACATGGTCCGGGGCAAGATCGACGTCGATCGCCGTCGCCAGCTCATGCGCAACCACACCGCGACCCACGCGGTGATCCACGCCGCTCGCCAGGTGCTCGGCGACCACCTCCGGCAGGCCGGCGCCCAGAAGGGCGTCGACTCCTCCCGCATCGACGTCGCCCACTACGCCCGGATCTCCCGCGAGGAGGTCAAGCGGATCGAGTCCGTCGCGAACGACCTCGTCATGGCGAACGTCCCGGTGAGCCAGGAGTGGCTCCACCGCAACGACGCCGAGGCCGAGTACGGCTTCGACCTCTACCAGGGCGGCGTGCCGCCGGGCGAGGAGATCCGCATCGTCACCGTCGACGCGGACGTCCAGGCCTGCGGAGGCACCCACGTCGCCCGCACCGGCGACGTCGGCGCGATCAAGATCCGCTCGACCGAGCGCGTCCAGGACGGCGTCGAGCGCCTGATCTTCTCCGCCGGCACCGCCGCGATCGAGGCCACCCAGGAGACCGAAGACGCCCTCTACGAGACGGCCGACGCGCTCGACGTCGACCCGCAGGCGGCCCCCGAGACCGCCGCCCGGTTCTTCGAGGAGTGGAAGGAACGGGGCAAGCGCATCGAGGAGCTCCAGGAGGAACTCGCAGCGGCCCGCGCCGCGGGCGGTGACGACGACGCGGTCGAGATCGAGGTGGGCGACGCGACCGCCGTGATCCGCCGGATCGACGCCGACATGGACGAACTCCGCGCGACCGCCAACGCGCTCGTCGAGGACGGCCAGATCGCCGTGCTGGGAAGCGGGGCCGAGGGCGCCCAGTTCGTCGTCGGCGTCCCCGACGGCTCCGCGGTCAACGCCGGCGAGGTCGTCAGCCAGCTCGCCGGTCGCGTCGGCGGCGGCGGTGGCGGCCCGCCGGACTTCGCGCAGGGCGGTGGTCCCGACGGCGAGAAGCTGGACGACGCCCTGGCGGACGCGCCCGATATCCTGCAGGCCGTCGTGGACGCCTGA
- a CDS encoding DUF1684 domain-containing protein, which produces MSETPPGWADELRASRAEKDEFLDTHRQSPIPPEKRDEFDGLAYFEPDPEYRVEAEVTVHDEPEQLELDTSDGRSVRYDRVVTFDFELNGNDVELHGYQQPDEDLAEAPIFVPFRDKTTGPVTYDGGRYMDLATERALETGDVIPLDFNLAYSPFCAYSETFSCPLPPEENWLEVAIEAGEKDWQ; this is translated from the coding sequence ATGAGCGAGACGCCGCCGGGCTGGGCCGACGAACTTCGCGCCAGCCGCGCCGAGAAGGACGAGTTCCTCGACACGCACCGCCAGTCGCCGATTCCGCCAGAGAAACGCGACGAGTTCGACGGGCTGGCGTACTTCGAGCCGGATCCCGAGTATCGCGTCGAGGCCGAGGTGACCGTCCACGACGAGCCCGAACAGCTCGAACTCGACACCAGCGACGGCCGCTCCGTGCGCTACGACCGCGTGGTGACGTTCGACTTCGAACTGAACGGCAACGACGTCGAACTCCACGGCTACCAGCAGCCCGACGAGGACCTCGCGGAGGCGCCGATCTTCGTCCCCTTCCGCGACAAGACCACCGGTCCCGTGACCTACGACGGCGGCCGGTACATGGACTTAGCGACCGAGCGTGCGCTGGAGACCGGCGACGTGATCCCGCTGGATTTCAACCTCGCGTACTCGCCCTTCTGTGCCTACAGCGAGACCTTTTCGTGTCCGCTCCCGCCCGAGGAGAACTGGCTCGAGGTCGCGATCGAGGCCGGCGAGAAGGATTGGCAGTAG
- a CDS encoding A/G-specific adenine glycosylase: MSTEEDPDAASDRDATDSDADATGADRDLPDGVSLPDDLDAVQDALLSWYREDHRSFPWRETTDPYAILVSEVMSQQTQLSRVETAWHEFLERWPDAAALADADRADVVAFWTDHSLGYNNRAKYLHEAARQVTDGEAGGDDLAAGEFPTDPDGLQDLHGVGPYTANAVASFAFNEGDAVVDTNVKRVVYRAFDVPDDDAAFEAAAAELMPAGESRDWNNGIMELGGVACEKTPSCDEAGCPWRQWCHAYRTGDFTAPDVPTQPPYEGSRRQKRARVLSALSEHGSQALDELGPRVRVDYAPEGDGDGSREWLRGLVEDLEADELVTLGENGTVELRR; this comes from the coding sequence ATGAGCACCGAGGAGGACCCGGACGCGGCGTCGGACCGCGATGCGACCGACAGCGACGCCGACGCAACCGGCGCCGACCGCGACCTCCCCGACGGCGTCTCGCTCCCCGACGACCTCGACGCCGTGCAGGACGCGCTCCTCTCCTGGTACCGCGAGGACCACCGCTCGTTCCCCTGGCGCGAGACGACCGATCCCTACGCGATCCTCGTCTCGGAGGTGATGAGCCAGCAGACCCAGCTCTCCCGCGTCGAGACGGCCTGGCACGAGTTCCTCGAGCGCTGGCCCGACGCCGCGGCGCTCGCCGACGCCGACCGCGCCGACGTCGTCGCGTTCTGGACCGACCACAGCCTCGGCTACAACAACCGGGCCAAGTACCTCCACGAGGCCGCGCGGCAGGTCACGGACGGCGAGGCCGGCGGCGACGACCTCGCTGCCGGCGAGTTCCCGACGGATCCGGATGGCCTGCAGGACCTCCACGGCGTCGGCCCCTACACCGCCAACGCCGTCGCCTCCTTCGCGTTCAACGAGGGCGACGCCGTCGTCGACACGAACGTCAAGCGGGTCGTCTATCGCGCCTTCGACGTGCCGGACGACGACGCGGCGTTCGAGGCCGCGGCGGCGGAGCTCATGCCGGCCGGCGAGTCCCGGGACTGGAACAACGGGATCATGGAACTCGGCGGGGTGGCGTGTGAGAAGACGCCGAGTTGCGACGAGGCGGGGTGTCCCTGGCGGCAGTGGTGTCACGCCTACCGCACCGGCGACTTCACCGCGCCGGACGTGCCGACGCAGCCGCCCTACGAGGGCAGCCGCCGGCAGAAGCGCGCCCGGGTGCTCTCCGCGCTCAGCGAGCACGGCTCGCAAGCACTCGACGAGCTGGGGCCACGGGTACGAGTGGATTACGCGCCGGAGGGTGATGGGGATGGCAGCCGCGAGTGGCTCCGCGGGCTGGTCGAGGACCTCGAAGCTGACGAACTGGTGACGCTCGGCGAGAACGGAACCGTCGAACTACGACGCTGA
- a CDS encoding NADPH-dependent FMN reductase, translating to MDAPHVVGIPGSLREGSYTRTATRRALDGVERAGGTAELVDLRDYDLPIFDADHDAAADAPDLATTVREADAVLLGTPMYHGSYSSPLKTALDYCGFDEFEDETVGLLAVSGGGFPTPALEHLRSVCRALNAWVIPHQVAIPKAYAAIDDGEIVDDDLDERTLVLGRRAVQYADIEPDPDSFESDQNVGAE from the coding sequence ATGGACGCGCCACACGTCGTCGGTATTCCAGGGAGCCTCCGCGAGGGTAGTTACACGCGAACCGCCACGCGACGTGCGCTCGACGGCGTCGAGCGTGCGGGCGGTACCGCCGAACTGGTCGACCTCCGCGACTACGACCTCCCCATCTTCGACGCCGACCACGACGCCGCGGCCGACGCTCCCGATCTCGCCACGACGGTTCGGGAGGCCGACGCCGTCCTGCTGGGCACTCCGATGTACCACGGCTCCTACTCGTCGCCGCTGAAGACCGCGCTGGACTACTGTGGCTTCGACGAGTTCGAGGACGAGACCGTCGGCCTCCTGGCCGTCTCCGGCGGCGGGTTCCCGACGCCCGCACTCGAGCACCTCCGCTCGGTCTGCCGCGCGCTCAACGCCTGGGTCATCCCCCACCAGGTCGCGATCCCGAAGGCCTACGCCGCGATCGACGATGGCGAGATCGTCGACGACGACCTCGACGAGCGCACGCTGGTGCTGGGTCGCCGCGCCGTCCAGTACGCCGACATCGAGCCCGATCCGGACTCCTTCGAGAGTGACCAGAACGTGGGTGCGGAGTAG
- a CDS encoding YigZ family protein, whose protein sequence is MTDDEPPDVAGSDGGSDGTAEPYETVGERASAAFEVQGSEFIGYVAPVESEQAADDFLAEIEAEYADATHVVPAYRVRTDEGYLREYSSDDGEPSGSAGKPALNVLQGQDLENVAVAVVRYYGGTNLGVGGLVSAYGRATKEAIEAAGVEERLPQARFSITVEYDDSGAVRSVLESADSKFDAAYEERVSFEVTVPVGEAAGLRDRIRSTTSGRAEIE, encoded by the coding sequence GTGACCGACGACGAACCGCCGGACGTGGCCGGTTCGGACGGGGGCAGTGATGGCACTGCGGAGCCCTACGAGACGGTCGGCGAGCGCGCCAGCGCCGCCTTCGAGGTGCAGGGCTCCGAGTTCATCGGCTACGTCGCGCCCGTCGAGAGCGAGCAGGCTGCGGACGACTTCCTCGCGGAAATCGAGGCCGAGTACGCCGACGCGACCCACGTTGTCCCGGCCTATCGCGTCCGGACAGACGAGGGCTACCTCCGGGAGTACAGCTCCGACGACGGCGAACCCTCCGGCTCCGCGGGCAAGCCCGCGCTCAACGTCCTCCAGGGTCAGGATCTGGAGAACGTTGCCGTCGCCGTCGTGCGGTACTACGGAGGCACGAACCTCGGCGTGGGCGGACTGGTCTCCGCCTACGGCCGGGCGACGAAGGAGGCGATCGAGGCCGCGGGCGTCGAGGAGCGCCTGCCACAGGCCCGGTTCTCGATCACGGTCGAGTACGACGACTCCGGCGCCGTCCGCTCGGTGCTCGAGTCCGCCGACTCCAAGTTCGACGCTGCGTACGAGGAGCGGGTCTCCTTCGAGGTCACGGTGCCGGTCGGCGAGGCCGCTGGACTCCGGGATCGCATCCGGAGCACGACGAGTGGGCGGGCCGAAATCGAGTGA
- a CDS encoding zinc-ribbon domain-containing protein: MSILGTVKEVFQASNQATTTDESKGAYWCHDCQERVRDVDVKGESTPDCPSCGESMEFERSTGTAGCAC, translated from the coding sequence ATGAGCATCCTTGGCACGGTCAAGGAGGTCTTCCAGGCCTCCAACCAGGCGACCACCACGGACGAATCGAAGGGCGCCTACTGGTGTCACGACTGCCAGGAACGCGTTCGCGACGTCGACGTAAAGGGCGAGAGCACCCCGGACTGCCCGTCCTGCGGGGAGTCCATGGAGTTCGAACGCTCGACCGGTACCGCGGGCTGTGCCTGTTGA
- a CDS encoding GTP-binding protein, with product MAGNDGIPVTVLAGPLGAGKTTVLNHLLTDAGDRRIAVLVNDMGEVNVDADLLAAGSDLAADGGVAELSNGCICCELQDDLESEVARLAEEREFDVLVVEASGISEPGPVGRLFVTDSRAAAVYDLDTLVTVVDAPRFWETFGGDEEAAGHPEGGASHAEESARDGEDGGNDGSLAGRVERETAPGSTDRPLSDLVIEQVETANVLLLNKCDLLDDEHLGQIEALLGALNPDAPIHRTVHGDVDLDLILETGLYAEQRDASAAGGLSDARTGLEHSSPEEEHGHEQEGLSDDSGHGEHDGHDHDHDHHDSHGDQDHHDHDHPEAVYGVDSVAFRRRRPFHPQRLLAVLGDLPPAVVRSKGLFWAAGRDDLALLYSQAGPTGSVEGVGPWIASLPDVEADLYRSNTPDLPWEEPHGDRRSELVFIGRDVPEEELFGALEDALVTDEEWDPEDGWLGENDPADAVGLPASDEDDERLEFSPRESEGFDPTA from the coding sequence ATGGCAGGGAACGACGGTATTCCGGTCACGGTGCTCGCCGGACCGCTGGGAGCGGGCAAGACCACCGTGCTGAACCACCTGCTCACCGACGCCGGCGACCGGCGGATCGCCGTGCTCGTCAACGACATGGGCGAGGTCAACGTCGACGCCGACCTGCTGGCCGCTGGCTCGGACCTCGCCGCCGACGGCGGGGTCGCGGAGCTCTCGAACGGCTGCATCTGCTGTGAACTCCAGGACGACCTCGAGAGCGAGGTCGCCCGCCTCGCCGAGGAGCGCGAGTTCGACGTGCTGGTCGTGGAGGCCTCTGGCATCTCGGAACCGGGGCCCGTCGGCCGGCTGTTCGTCACCGACTCCAGGGCGGCGGCCGTCTACGACCTCGATACGCTCGTGACGGTCGTGGACGCCCCGCGATTCTGGGAGACCTTCGGGGGCGACGAGGAGGCTGCGGGCCACCCCGAAGGGGGTGCGAGCCACGCCGAGGAGAGTGCACGCGACGGCGAGGATGGTGGGAACGACGGATCGCTGGCGGGCCGCGTCGAGCGCGAGACTGCGCCAGGATCGACCGACCGGCCGCTCTCGGACCTCGTCATCGAGCAGGTCGAGACGGCGAACGTCCTGCTCTTGAACAAGTGCGATCTCCTCGACGACGAGCACCTCGGGCAGATCGAGGCGCTGCTCGGCGCGCTCAATCCGGACGCACCGATCCACCGGACGGTCCACGGGGACGTCGACCTCGATCTGATCCTCGAGACGGGCCTGTACGCCGAACAGCGGGACGCGTCGGCTGCCGGGGGACTCTCGGACGCGAGGACCGGTCTGGAGCACAGTAGTCCCGAGGAGGAGCACGGCCACGAGCAGGAGGGTCTCAGTGACGACAGCGGCCACGGTGAGCACGACGGTCACGACCACGATCACGACCACCACGACAGCCACGGCGACCAAGACCACCACGATCACGACCATCCCGAGGCCGTCTACGGCGTGGACTCCGTGGCGTTCCGACGCCGGCGTCCCTTCCACCCCCAACGCCTGCTCGCGGTGCTCGGCGACCTCCCGCCCGCCGTCGTCCGCTCGAAAGGGCTCTTCTGGGCCGCGGGACGGGACGATCTTGCGTTGCTCTACAGCCAGGCCGGACCGACCGGGAGCGTCGAAGGCGTCGGCCCCTGGATCGCGAGCCTCCCCGACGTCGAGGCCGACCTCTATCGCTCGAACACGCCCGACCTGCCCTGGGAGGAGCCCCACGGCGACCGCCGGAGCGAACTGGTGTTCATCGGCCGGGACGTGCCCGAGGAGGAACTGTTCGGAGCGCTGGAGGACGCGCTGGTCACCGACGAGGAGTGGGACCCGGAGGACGGCTGGCTCGGCGAGAACGACCCTGCAGACGCCGTCGGGCTGCCGGCCAGCGACGAGGACGACGAGCGCCTGGAGTTCTCGCCGCGGGAGTCCGAGGGGTTCGATCCGACGGCGTGA
- a CDS encoding LiaI-LiaF-like domain-containing protein: MARNLTGRIATGGLVILIGILLLLSTTNTVPTDSLWDWVPAIFVLLGAWALLSSGFRNLTGPVMVIAIAGAFLARNLELIGESAIDTWWPLFLVLFGVLLLIGRQRRSRIHTEIGEDGELTTIAIFGGSERRITTDRFAGGEVVVAFGGAEIDLTDAEIDRPPATIEAVVLFGGAEILAPDDWNVKLDVLPLFGGASDERKRPDEAPRRGDGPDLVVTGVALFGGIEVT; encoded by the coding sequence ATGGCGCGCAACCTGACGGGGCGAATCGCGACTGGCGGGCTGGTCATCCTGATCGGTATCCTGTTGCTCCTCTCGACGACGAACACGGTGCCGACGGACTCGCTGTGGGACTGGGTCCCCGCCATCTTCGTGCTCCTGGGCGCCTGGGCGCTGCTCTCCAGTGGCTTCCGGAACCTCACCGGTCCGGTGATGGTGATCGCGATCGCCGGCGCGTTCCTCGCGCGGAATCTGGAACTGATCGGCGAGTCGGCGATCGACACCTGGTGGCCGCTCTTTCTCGTCCTCTTCGGCGTGCTCCTGTTGATCGGCCGCCAGCGTCGCAGCCGAATCCACACCGAGATCGGCGAGGACGGCGAACTCACCACGATCGCCATCTTCGGTGGCTCGGAACGCCGGATCACGACCGATCGGTTCGCCGGCGGCGAGGTCGTCGTCGCCTTCGGCGGCGCGGAGATCGACCTCACGGACGCCGAGATCGACCGCCCGCCCGCGACCATCGAGGCCGTCGTGCTCTTCGGCGGCGCGGAGATCCTCGCGCCGGACGACTGGAACGTGAAACTCGACGTCCTGCCGCTCTTTGGCGGCGCGAGCGACGAGCGAAAGCGGCCTGACGAGGCGCCTCGGCGCGGCGACGGCCCCGATCTCGTGGTCACGGGCGTGGCCCTGTTCGGTGGAATCGAAGTGACGTGA